From Mus musculus strain C57BL/6J chromosome 17, GRCm38.p6 C57BL/6J, the proteins below share one genomic window:
- the Fpr-rs3 gene encoding formyl peptide receptor-related sequence 3, producing the protein MEANSSIPLNGSEVVFYDSTTSRVLWILSVIVLSITFVLGVLGNGLVIWVAGFRMAHTVTTICYLNLALGDFSFMVTLPLHIISMVMKGKWLFGWFLCKFVLSIVHINLFVSVFLITLIAMDRCTCVLHPVWVQNHRTVSLARKVIVGAWILSLLLTLPHFLFLTTVRDARGEVHCTCNFESVVANPEEQLKVSITVSTATGIISFIIGFSLPMSFIAVCYGLMAAKICRKGFLNSSRPLRVLTAVAISFFMCWFPFQLIILLGNIWNKETPSSIHILLNPASTLASFNSCLNPILYVFLGQEFREKLIYSLSASLERALREDSVLSSGKSSNFSSCPADSEL; encoded by the coding sequence ATGGAAGCCAACTCCTCCATCCCACTGAATGGCTCAGAAGTGGTGTTTTATGATTCTACCACCTCCAGAGTTCTATGGATCCTCTCAGTGATAGTTCTCTCCATAACCTTTGTCCTTGGTGTGCTAGGTAATGGGCTTGTGATTTGGGTGGCTGGGTTCCGGATGGCACACACTGTGACCACCATCTGTTATCTGAACCTGGCTTTGGGTGACTTCTCTTTCATGGTTACTTTACCACTACACATCATCTCAATGGTCATGAAAGGAAAATGGCTTTTTGGTTGGTTCCTTTGCAAATTTGTTCTCAGCATTGTGCACATAAACCTTTTTGTAAGTGTTTTCTTAATCACTCTCATTGCCATGGATCGTTGTACTTGTGTCCTGCACCCAGTATGGGTTCAGAATCACCGAACTGTGAGTCTGGCCAGGAAAGTGATTGTTGGAGCTTGGATTCTTTCTCTGCTGCTTACATTGCCACATTTTCTCTTCTTGACTACAGTGAGAGATGCAAGAGGCGAAGTGCACTGTACATGTAACTTTGAATCTGTGGTTGCAAACCCTGAGGAGCAATTAAAGGTGTCAATTACCGTGAGCACAGCAACAGGAATCATCAGTTTTATTATTGGCTTCAGCCTACCCATGTCCTTCATTGCCGTCTGCTATGGACTCATGGCTGCCAAGATTTGTAGAAAAGGCTTTCTGAACTCCAGCCGTCCTTTACGTGTTCTCACTGCTGTAGCAATTTCCTTCTTTATGTGTTGGTTCCCTTTTCAACTGATTATTCTTCTAGGTAATATCTGGAATAAGGAGACACCAAGCAGCATTCACATTTTGTTGAACCCAGCAAGCACACTGGCTTCCTTCAACAGCTGTCTCAACCCAATACTCTATGTCTTTCTTGGTCAAGAATTTAGAGAGAAACTGATATATTCCCTGTCTGCCAGTCTGGAGAGGGCGCTGCGAGAAGACTCAGTCCTAAGCAGTGGCAAAAGCAGCAACTTTTCTTCATGTCCTGCCGACTCTGAACTATAG